Below is a genomic region from Neisseria arctica.
TATTTGGCGGTTGGATGGTTTACAACAAACTGTGCAAACTCATCAGCCCGAATATGACGCGCGACGGCTGGTTGAGTGTAGCCGTGGCAGTGATGATGGTAGTGGTTTCCTATTTGGCCACGCATATTTTTGCAGGCAAAGCCGCTTTCCTGATTATCGGCGCGGTGATGGCTACCTGTATGAGCGCCAACGTATTTTTCTGGATTATTCCCGGCCAACGCCGTATGGTTGCCGCTATGAAAGCCGGTGAGGCTCCCAACCCGCTCGACGGCAAACGCGGCAAACAGCGTTCGGTACATAACACGTACTTCACCCTGCCCGTAGTTTTCCTAATGCTCTCCAACCACTATGCCGCCACATACGGCGCCGATTGGTCGTGGTTGATTGCAGTATTGTTTATTTTTGCAGGTGCTTCTATCCGCCAATTCTTTGTAGTGATGCACCAAGGCAAAAAACAATACGGCTATTGGGCATTCGGTATTGTCTGCCTGCTCTTTGCAGCGCTGTTGGCCGCACCGAAATCCGCACCGCCTGCTCCCGTTTCGGATAACGGTACTCCCCAGGCTGAAGTTTCCATTGATCAGGTTATGATGATCTCGCATCAACGCTGTACCGCATGCCATGCGGCCAAACCTGATACCAAATATGGTTTTGCCGCTCCGCCCTTGGGCTTGAAACTGGAAACTGCCGAGGAAATCCGGGCGGCCGCAGACAAAATCAAATTGCGTGTTGG
It encodes:
- a CDS encoding urate hydroxylase PuuD codes for the protein MSAYLLDFTNLLFRWLHVIAAIAWVGESIYFVMLDNSLKKPESEADRNKGVAGEMWAVHGGGFYHNQKYQTSPEKLPDDLHWSFWKSYTTWLTGFGLFCVLYLSNPSMNLVDPSADWQWAAKMTGGEATFMALLFLFGGWMVYNKLCKLISPNMTRDGWLSVAVAVMMVVVSYLATHIFAGKAAFLIIGAVMATCMSANVFFWIIPGQRRMVAAMKAGEAPNPLDGKRGKQRSVHNTYFTLPVVFLMLSNHYAATYGADWSWLIAVLFIFAGASIRQFFVVMHQGKKQYGYWAFGIVCLLFAALLAAPKSAPPAPVSDNGTPQAEVSIDQVMMISHQRCTACHAAKPDTKYGFAAPPLGLKLETAEEIRAAADKIKLRVGNHTMPIGNLTQMTEEERALIARWQP